In Euphorbia lathyris chromosome 2, ddEupLath1.1, whole genome shotgun sequence, the sequence TGGGGGGAGGTTGATGGAGAGTGGACTCACGCGCAAGTGGCACGTGTTGCGAGGTACGAGAGGGAGCACATGTGTGATGCCCCGGCTAATGATAGTACTGGCTGGAGAGATCCTGGTTGGATCCATAATGCGATCATGACAATGTTGAAGAAAGGTGTTAGATACTATTACCAGGTACGCCCAATTTGCTTTCAATTGaacttatatttttattttatgggTAAAATTTGATATTTTCTATTGATGATTTGTTTGAATTAGTTATCTGAACTGCTTTTTATCTATTGTATTTCCAAATTTATTAATCTGGGATTGAAAGTAACTGCTGTTTGTTGGGTTGAGAACTCTAGAATTATGGTTTCGTTTTTAGAGTAATTCCTCTGCAAACTGTTTGTCTATGGTTTTAATAATTAAAGGTAACCTCGAGTTTTGAAAGCATTCTTTTCGTAGGTCATTTTGATATACTCAGCTGATTGTTCTCTAGTTCACAATAACATGAGAGAGTAAGAAAATCAGCTTTTAGATGTTGGCTGTGGCTTACTTTATTGCAGCAGTATAAGAATAATTTTGTCACTCATAACAGGTTGGAACTGATTCCAAAGGTTGGAGCTCGACTCGGAGCTTTGTGTCGCGGAATGGAGACTCAGATGAAACAATAGCCTTTCTGTTTGGAGATATGGGAACTGCAACACCGTATGCAACGTTCATCCGTACACAAGATGAAAGCATAGCAACAATGAAATGGATCCTTCGTGATATAGAAGCTATTGGTAACAAGCCTGCTTTCGTTTCACATATAGGAGATATTAGCTATGCAAGAGGGTATTCATGGATATGGGACCATTTTTTTAATCAAGTTGAACCCGTTGCATCCAAACTACCTTATCACGTCTGCATTGGTAACCATGAGTATGATTGGCCTTTACAACCTTGGAAACCTGAATGGTCGGCTTCAATTTATGGAACTGATGGGGGTGGGGAATGTGGGGTTCCTTACAGCCTTAAGTTTCAAATGCCTGGAAACTCTTCAGAGCTAACTGGAAGCCATGCTCCAGCCACTCGAAACCTTTATTACTCATTTGATGTTGGTTccgttcattttctttacatatcaACAGAGACCAATTTTCTTCCTGGGAGTGGGCAATATAACTTTATAAAGCATGATCTGGAATCAGTTAATCAGACCAAGACCCCTTTTGTGGTTGTTCAAGGTCACAGACCAATGTATACTACAAGCAATGAAAACAGGGATGCACCTTTGAGGCAGAGAATGCTTGAGCACTTGGAACCCTTGTTTGTGGAAAACAATGTAACACTTGCACTGTGGGGTCACGTGCATAGATATGAGAGGTTTTGTCCGGTGAGTAACTTTACATGTGGAAGCACTTGGAGGGGATATCCAGTCCATGTTGTGATTGGAATGGCAGGACAAGACTGGCAGCCTATCTGGGAACCTAGACCTGATCATCCAACAGATCCTATCTTTCCACAGCCAATGCGATCTATGTACCGTACCGGTGAATTTGGATACACTAGATTGGTTGCCACAAAGAAGAAGCTGACATTTTCTTATGTTGGGAACCATGACGGAGAGGTGCATGATATGGTGGAAATTCTGGCATCAGGCGAAGTTAACAGTGGTAGTCATGGTGCTCGTGATGTTACTAGATCTAGGATTGATGTCGTGCCCGATTCTAAATTCTCAAATTATGTCAAGGTTGCTAGTGTGCTGGTGCTCGGGGTTTTTATGGGTTATGTTCTTGGGTTTATTTCACGTTCCAGGAAGCAAATTGCTGGAAAAGGTTGGGTTCCTGTGAATAGAGAGGAGAATGAAACATTGGCATGAAAATTCAGAACATGCTTCCTTATCTTAAAAGCTGTTTGCTACAGGTATCAAGGTATTGGTATCTTACAAAGCTTTCTTGTTGTTTGGGCTTAGGTAGGAGGCTGATAGAAATGTAGCCTCAACTGTATAATG encodes:
- the LOC136217810 gene encoding probable inactive purple acid phosphatase 2 — encoded protein: MENPFFLLLLFHFFFFFSLLFTPSLSKVHISVTPTTLNKSGDAITITWSNVDSPSKLDWLGLYSPPDSHHDHFIGYKFLSSSSDWESGSGSISLPVVNLRSNYSFRIFRWKESEINPKRHDHDHNPLPGTAHLLAQSEEVGFKEGHGPEQIHLAFTDSEDEMRVMFVAGDQDERKVKWGEVDGEWTHAQVARVARYEREHMCDAPANDSTGWRDPGWIHNAIMTMLKKGVRYYYQVGTDSKGWSSTRSFVSRNGDSDETIAFLFGDMGTATPYATFIRTQDESIATMKWILRDIEAIGNKPAFVSHIGDISYARGYSWIWDHFFNQVEPVASKLPYHVCIGNHEYDWPLQPWKPEWSASIYGTDGGGECGVPYSLKFQMPGNSSELTGSHAPATRNLYYSFDVGSVHFLYISTETNFLPGSGQYNFIKHDLESVNQTKTPFVVVQGHRPMYTTSNENRDAPLRQRMLEHLEPLFVENNVTLALWGHVHRYERFCPVSNFTCGSTWRGYPVHVVIGMAGQDWQPIWEPRPDHPTDPIFPQPMRSMYRTGEFGYTRLVATKKKLTFSYVGNHDGEVHDMVEILASGEVNSGSHGARDVTRSRIDVVPDSKFSNYVKVASVLVLGVFMGYVLGFISRSRKQIAGKGWVPVNREENETLA